In the Setaria italica strain Yugu1 chromosome VI, Setaria_italica_v2.0, whole genome shotgun sequence genome, one interval contains:
- the LOC101761808 gene encoding uncharacterized protein LOC101761808, with product MDAYCKEVHKLENKFSGLEFHHVIHNNNVATDVLSKMGSTRAEVLAGILAHELRKPSIPEQATPAITNTKPPEPNREIMMIEVDWGSPFIYYVKEQNLPSDKNQAEQVS from the coding sequence atggacgcctactgcaaGGAAGTCCACAAGCTAGAGAATAAGTTCTCAGGATTGGAGTTTCACCATGTCATCCACAACAACAACGTAGCTACTGATGTGCTATCAAAAATGGgttcaactcgtgcagaagttctagCCGGCATTTTGGCACACGAGCTTCGCAAGCcctccataccagaacaagctACTCCAGCAATTACCAACACCAAACCTCCAGAACCcaaccgagagatcatgatgatcgaagttGACTGGGGATCACCATTCATCTACTACGTCAAAGAACAAAatctaccatctgacaaaaaccAAGCTGAACAAGTCTCGTGA